The following coding sequences are from one Triticum dicoccoides isolate Atlit2015 ecotype Zavitan chromosome 4A, WEW_v2.0, whole genome shotgun sequence window:
- the LOC119286919 gene encoding putative F-box protein At1g65770 — MADWAGLHEDFLLLLVPRLPSLDLRTFRTVCASWRAAAATFASAGGRPRPDRPWLLLPADAPDPEFRRLAICRDQEVPVVTLPARLGRAHDRRLFPLGSSRGVIVAADDRGAMHLLDLATGRRAPLPPVAALPLADRVERTPAGLSVRLKRDPRVYSIDGLIHRDDTLIHKAVAVPTPGGGAMVIVIYSPHSHRHQWATARPGDSTWKSVKPSSIPAVVDLALHRGQLYANTLFGMVYVYPELHGLGSASPDIIPSETRRPTSRVESSFLVQTPGGGALMQVERVNPVAPAESEEFVAPAEGEEFVVRVLDECGGTWEEEEDIGDVALLVDASGAVAVSTRECPGLRPSTIYYADLNGGETRVRAYSLAGKHKKVEVVESLPGAEGNKRPCFWFTPVYSQ; from the coding sequence ATGGCGGACTGGGCGGGGCTCCACGAGGACTTCCTCCTCCTGCTCGTCCCGCGCCTGCCCTCCCTCGACCTCCGCACCTTCCGCACCGTCTGCGCCTCCTGGCGCGCGGCCGCGGCCACCTTCGCCTCGGCCGGCGGCCGCCCGCGCCCCGACCGCCCCTGGCTCCTCCTCCCCGCCGACGCGCCCGACCCGGAATTTCGCCGCCTCGCCATCTGCCGCGACCAAGAGGTCCCCGTCGTCACCCTCCCCGCGCGCCTCGGCCGCGCGCACGACCGCCGCCTGTTCCCCCTCGGGTCCTCCCGCGGCGTCATCGTGGCCGCCGACGACCGCGGGGCCATGCACCTGCTCGACCTCGCCACCGGTCGGCGCGCGCCTCTCCCCCCCGTCGCCGCGCTCCCTCTCGCCGACCGCGTCGAGAGGACCCCTGCCGGCCTCAGTGTCCGCCTCAAACGCGACCCACGGGTCTACTCCATCGACGGCCTGATCCACCGCGACGACACCCTGATCCACAAGGCCGTCGCGGTGCCCACGCCCGGTGGCGGGGCGATGGTGATCGTCATCTACTCCCCGCATAGCCATCGCCACCAGTGGGCCACCGCTCGTCCCGGCGACAGCACCTGGAAATCCGTGAAGCCGAGCAGCATCCCCGCCGTGGTGGACCTGGCGCTCCACCGCGGCCAGCTCTACGCCAACACCCTCTTCGGGATGGTGTACGTCTACCCGGAGCTGCACGGGCTGGGCTCCGCGTCCCCGGATATCATCCCGTCCGAGACGCGGAGGCCAACCTCGCGCGTGGAGAGCAGCTTTCTCGTGCAGACCCCCGGCGGCGGCGCGCTGATGCAGGTGGAGCGTGTCAACCCGGTGGCGCCGGCCGAGAGCGAGGAGTTCGTGGCGCCAGCCGAGGGCGAGGAGTTCGTGGTTCGCGTGCTGGACGAGTGCGGCGGgacgtgggaggaggaggaggacatcgGCGACGTCGCGCTGCTCGTGGATGCGTCCGGCGCGGTGGCCGTGTCCACGCGGGAGTGCCCCGGGCTACGGCCCAGCACCATCTACTACGCGGACCTCAACGGTGGCGAGACACGGGTCCGGGCGTACAGCCTCGCCGGCAAGCACAAGAAGGTCGAGGTCGTCGAGTCCCTCCCGGGGGCGGAGGGAAACAAGCGGCCGTGCTTCTGGTTCACGCCGGTCTATTCACAGTGA